A single genomic interval of Spinacia oleracea cultivar Varoflay chromosome 6, BTI_SOV_V1, whole genome shotgun sequence harbors:
- the LOC130462387 gene encoding uncharacterized protein, with protein sequence MVDGTDGNLSIGAKKDNIVGKRNYQPSYGDYGVGLPQAFSASNILKNLNLKDWDSQNGSQIATELCGFVTILSGTFLLNKTKDMGCTPTAPAVPVTELVRQYSSNCIHKSSKHSNLHGSPDRNCRE encoded by the exons ATGGTGGATGGGACGGACGGAAATCTGAGTATAG GTGCGAAAAAAGACAACATCGTTGGAAAAAGAAATTATCAACCCTCTTATGGAGATTACGGGGTTGGTCTGCCACAAGCCTTTTCAGCATCTAACATCTTGAAGAACTTAAATTTGAAG GATTGGGATTCACAGAATGGTTCACAAATAGCTACAGAATTGTGTGGATTTGTAACCATTTTGTCTGGGACGTTTCTGCTTAACAAAACAAAGGACATGGGATGTACTCCAACAGCACCAGCAGTACCTGTAACTGAACTTGTTAGGCAATATAGCAGCAATTGCATTCATAAAAGTTCAAAGCATTCTAACCTCCATGGTAGCCCAGATCGCAATTGCAGAGAATAA